From a region of the Kaistia sp. 32K genome:
- a CDS encoding CBS domain-containing protein yields MTVAAILSRKGREVVTVPTDLSIATVIQMLAEHRIGAVVVTDGDRRILGIVSERDVVRALARGPGALDGVVESIMTAKVVTCTDRDTINDVMTRMTEGRFRHLPVVEDDRLAGIVSIGDVVKARIEQVEREADEMRAYIAMA; encoded by the coding sequence ATGACCGTAGCTGCCATTTTGTCCAGGAAAGGCCGGGAGGTCGTCACCGTCCCGACCGACCTCAGTATCGCCACCGTGATCCAGATGCTGGCCGAGCACCGGATCGGCGCGGTGGTCGTCACCGACGGGGATCGCCGTATCCTCGGCATCGTCTCCGAGCGCGACGTGGTGCGGGCGCTGGCCCGCGGCCCCGGGGCGCTCGATGGCGTGGTCGAGAGCATCATGACCGCCAAGGTGGTCACCTGCACCGACCGCGACACCATCAACGACGTGATGACGCGGATGACCGAGGGGCGTTTCCGCCACCTGCCCGTCGTCGAGGATGACCGGCTCGCCGGCATCGTCTCGATCGGCGACGTCGTCAAGGCGCGGATCGAGCAGGTCGAGCGCGAGGCCGACGAGATGCGCGCCTATATCGCCATGGCCTGA
- a CDS encoding PAS domain-containing protein, with the protein MQHPSTAALYAYWNRQRGAAPAPIRRDIAPDQISGLLGDMFILQADEDGAFPFRLAGTRLCAIFGRELTGQDFRSLWSGEERRAMTASLQSVREGTVIVHRLTGFNGRGQTLTAEMILLPLSQDGLAIDRVLGLFAPVERPYWLGLHPLTRQTIVDTARIAPSETKRPRRPVAPRAAKLPSTPPATVPGTIPSPEGDRQAEPSGASEPDGSRRPRLVVFEGGRR; encoded by the coding sequence ATGCAGCATCCATCGACCGCGGCGCTCTACGCCTACTGGAACCGCCAGCGCGGCGCCGCGCCGGCGCCCATCCGCCGCGACATCGCGCCGGACCAGATCAGCGGCCTGCTCGGCGACATGTTCATCCTGCAGGCGGACGAGGACGGCGCCTTTCCGTTCCGGCTCGCCGGCACCCGCCTCTGCGCCATCTTCGGCCGCGAGCTGACGGGCCAGGATTTCCGCTCGCTCTGGAGCGGCGAGGAGCGCCGCGCGATGACGGCGTCGCTGCAATCAGTGCGCGAGGGCACGGTGATCGTTCACCGCCTCACCGGCTTCAATGGCCGCGGCCAGACGCTCACCGCCGAAATGATCCTGTTGCCGCTCAGCCAGGACGGCCTGGCGATCGACCGCGTCCTCGGCCTGTTCGCCCCGGTCGAGCGGCCCTACTGGCTCGGCCTGCATCCGCTGACGCGGCAGACGATCGTCGATACCGCCCGGATCGCGCCCAGCGAGACGAAGCGCCCGCGCCGCCCCGTCGCCCCGCGCGCCGCGAAGCTCCCTTCCACGCCGCCCGCCACCGTCCCCGGCACGATCCCCTCGCCCGAGGGCGACCGGCAGGCCGAGCCTTCCGGCGCCTCGGAGCCGGACGGCTCGCGACGCCCGCGCCTCGTCGTCTTCGAGGGCGGCCGGCGCTGA
- a CDS encoding dihydrofolate reductase family protein, with protein sequence MAKFVFGMNQSLDGYVDYMEMTTGPELFRHWTEHVRGLAGSVYGRHVYELMRYWDEDRPDQSADQREFAAAWRRQPKWVVSRTLTSVGPNATLVSDNVEAVIRDVKARLEGEIAVAGPELAQSLTDLGLIDEYRLYLHPVVLGRGEPFFAGPRPPVRLVANEAVGEGVIRLTYVPA encoded by the coding sequence ATGGCGAAGTTCGTCTTCGGAATGAACCAGTCCCTGGACGGTTACGTCGACTACATGGAAATGACGACGGGCCCCGAGCTCTTTCGTCACTGGACGGAGCATGTGCGCGGTCTGGCAGGCAGCGTATACGGTCGTCACGTCTACGAGCTCATGCGCTATTGGGACGAAGACCGTCCCGACCAGAGCGCGGATCAACGCGAATTCGCGGCGGCGTGGCGGCGCCAGCCGAAATGGGTGGTGTCGCGCACGCTGACGTCCGTCGGCCCGAACGCCACGCTGGTCTCGGATAACGTCGAGGCGGTGATCCGGGACGTGAAGGCTCGACTCGAGGGCGAGATCGCGGTTGCCGGACCGGAACTGGCGCAGAGCCTGACCGATCTCGGCCTCATCGACGAGTATCGCCTCTATCTTCACCCCGTCGTGCTCGGGCGCGGCGAGCCGTTCTTCGCCGGCCCGCGGCCACCGGTCCGCCTCGTCGCCAACGAGGCCGTCGGCGAGGGCGTGATCCGGCTGACCTACGTGCCGGCTTGA
- a CDS encoding transglutaminase-like cysteine peptidase, which yields MSFVRVSSCIAGLALVLGLVASAAAQEHPAFMRVTGKTSQPVGHHELCSRMPVECNETTRDTTPMHLTVTRWNELIAVNDNVNTAIEPVTDLELYGREEYWNYPDEGKGDCEDFVLLKRRELMERGWPAGAVLITVVRQTNGEGHAVLTVRTDRGDLVLDNLEPKIKLWGETEYQFVKRQSDRNSGRWVSIDDDRPTLVGSIRR from the coding sequence ATGTCGTTTGTACGCGTATCGAGTTGCATTGCCGGGCTTGCCCTGGTCCTCGGCCTGGTGGCGAGCGCCGCCGCGCAGGAACACCCCGCCTTCATGCGGGTGACGGGGAAGACCAGCCAGCCGGTCGGGCATCACGAGCTCTGCTCGCGGATGCCGGTCGAATGCAACGAGACCACGCGCGACACGACCCCGATGCACCTCACGGTGACACGGTGGAACGAGCTGATCGCCGTCAACGACAACGTCAATACTGCGATCGAGCCTGTAACGGACCTCGAACTCTATGGTCGCGAGGAATACTGGAACTATCCGGACGAAGGTAAAGGCGACTGCGAAGACTTCGTCCTGTTGAAGCGTCGCGAGTTGATGGAGCGCGGCTGGCCGGCAGGCGCCGTTCTGATCACCGTCGTCCGCCAGACCAATGGCGAAGGCCACGCCGTTCTCACCGTCCGCACCGATCGCGGCGACCTCGTGCTCGACAATCTCGAGCCGAAGATCAAGCTCTGGGGCGAGACCGAATACCAGTTCGTCAAGCGCCAGTCGGACCGCAACAGCGGCCGCTGGGTCTCGATCGACGACGACCGCCCGACGCTGGTCGGCAGCATCCGCCGCTAG
- a CDS encoding LysR family transcriptional regulator, whose translation MVRPHLPLNALKAFEASARHLSFTRTAIELAVTQAAVSHQVKSLEERLGSPLFRRLPRGLALTDEGQALLPTLRDSFDRIAGVLEQFEGGHLREVLDVGVVGTFAVGWLIERLPEFRLAHPFIDLRLSTNNNRVDIAAEGLDFAIRFGDGAWHSTEAERLFTAPLSVLCIPEIAERLAEPGDLHGETLLRSYRADEWPSWFAAAGVAAPTVKGPVFDSSRTMVEAAILGAGVALAPPLMFRRQLGDGAIRQPFETSVTNGCYWLTWLKSSTPTPAMRAFRAWILAASQPYAEAPGQAGPQAGT comes from the coding sequence ATGGTCCGCCCGCATCTGCCGCTGAACGCGCTGAAGGCCTTCGAGGCCTCCGCCCGGCATCTTAGCTTCACCCGCACCGCGATCGAGCTCGCCGTCACGCAGGCGGCCGTCAGCCACCAGGTCAAGTCGCTGGAGGAGCGGCTGGGATCGCCGCTGTTCCGCCGCCTGCCGCGCGGGCTGGCGTTGACCGACGAGGGTCAGGCGCTGCTGCCCACGCTGCGGGATTCCTTCGATCGCATCGCCGGCGTGCTGGAGCAGTTCGAGGGCGGCCATCTTCGCGAGGTGCTGGATGTCGGCGTCGTCGGCACCTTCGCCGTCGGCTGGCTGATCGAGCGATTGCCCGAATTCAGGCTCGCCCACCCCTTCATCGACCTGCGGCTCTCGACCAACAACAACCGCGTCGACATCGCCGCCGAAGGGCTCGACTTCGCCATCCGCTTCGGCGATGGCGCCTGGCACAGCACGGAGGCCGAGCGCCTGTTCACGGCGCCGCTTTCCGTCCTCTGCATTCCCGAGATCGCCGAACGCCTCGCCGAGCCCGGGGATCTGCATGGCGAGACGCTGCTGCGCTCCTACCGGGCGGACGAATGGCCGAGCTGGTTCGCCGCCGCCGGCGTCGCCGCGCCCACCGTGAAGGGGCCCGTCTTCGATTCCTCGCGCACCATGGTCGAGGCGGCGATCCTCGGCGCCGGCGTGGCGCTCGCCCCGCCGCTGATGTTCCGCCGCCAGCTCGGCGACGGCGCCATCCGCCAGCCCTTCGAGACCTCGGTCACCAACGGATGCTACTGGCTGACCTGGCTCAAATCCTCGACGCCGACGCCGGCGATGCGCGCCTTCCGCGCCTGGATCCTCGCCGCCTCGCAGCCCTATGCGGAAGCCCCGGGGCAGGCTGGCCCTCAAGCCGGCACGTAG
- the folE gene encoding GTP cyclohydrolase I FolE yields MDAKSPEAKHDAAEPGHAPRRPSREEAEAAVRTLIAWAGDDPAREGLIDTPKRVTKAFGEFYRGYHEDAAETLDRVFDEAGGYDDIVLVRDIPFFSHCEHHMVPFIGKAHIAYYPKGGVVGLSKLARVVDIFARRLQMQERLTNQIAHAVDKGLAPRGVAVMVEAEHHCVSMRGAHKSGVSTITTSFTGVFHKEAAERARFLSLVQGR; encoded by the coding sequence ATGGACGCCAAGAGCCCAGAGGCAAAGCACGACGCGGCGGAGCCGGGCCATGCGCCGCGCCGGCCGAGCCGGGAAGAGGCGGAAGCCGCCGTCCGCACGCTGATCGCCTGGGCCGGCGACGACCCGGCGCGCGAGGGCCTGATCGACACGCCGAAGCGCGTGACGAAGGCGTTCGGCGAATTCTATCGCGGCTATCACGAGGACGCCGCCGAGACGCTCGACCGCGTCTTCGACGAAGCCGGCGGCTATGACGACATCGTGCTCGTGCGCGATATCCCGTTCTTCTCGCATTGCGAACATCACATGGTGCCGTTCATCGGCAAGGCGCACATCGCCTATTATCCGAAGGGCGGCGTGGTCGGCCTGTCGAAGCTGGCGCGGGTGGTCGACATCTTCGCCCGCCGCCTGCAGATGCAGGAGCGGCTGACCAACCAGATCGCGCATGCCGTCGACAAGGGCCTCGCCCCGCGCGGCGTCGCCGTGATGGTCGAGGCGGAGCATCATTGCGTGTCGATGCGCGGCGCCCACAAGTCGGGCGTCTCCACCATCACGACGAGCTTCACCGGCGTGTTCCACAAGGAAGCCGCCGAACGCGCCCGCTTCCTCTCCCTCGTCCAGGGGCGGTAG
- the yidD gene encoding membrane protein insertion efficiency factor YidD: MFSLSQLPGRIGIGLIRVYKLALSPFLGQNCRYLPTCSSYGEEAIRRYGLWAGVWMTLARFQRCGPFGASGYDPVPEHLPGRGRWYRPWGYGQWTGRHIDPKTRLDL, encoded by the coding sequence CTGTTTTCGCTCAGCCAGCTGCCGGGGAGGATCGGCATCGGCCTGATCCGCGTCTACAAGCTCGCCCTGTCGCCCTTCCTCGGCCAGAACTGCCGCTATCTTCCGACCTGCTCGAGCTATGGCGAGGAGGCGATCCGCCGCTACGGCCTCTGGGCCGGCGTCTGGATGACGCTCGCCCGCTTCCAGCGCTGCGGCCCGTTCGGGGCCTCGGGCTACGACCCGGTGCCGGAGCATCTGCCAGGCAGGGGCCGCTGGTACCGCCCCTGGGGCTACGGCCAGTGGACGGGAAGGCATATCGATCCGAAGACGCGGCTGGATCTCTAG
- the blaOXA gene encoding class D beta-lactamase, with product MMDRRQFSRGLALSAGLALVGAGTRAEARKASEKFVSTVLVDVETGKAVFRDGPSTRRFSPCSTFKFPLAVMGFDSGVLVDPHNPLWDYRPEFQTTMELQKKATDPTIWLKDSIVWYSQEITRKLGEARFRDYVTRFDYGNEDISGNPGKKDGLTQSWLMSSLQISPDEQVAFVRRFLDRKLAVSDHAYDATLASLAQYPAEGGWNLHGKTGSGFLRTSKGALDHSKPIGWFVGWGEKGGRRIAFARFNLGNERSKTYGGMIARAAMLKDFASLAAG from the coding sequence ATGATGGACAGAAGGCAGTTTTCCAGGGGATTGGCGCTTTCGGCCGGGCTGGCGCTGGTCGGCGCGGGCACGCGCGCCGAGGCGCGTAAGGCATCAGAGAAATTCGTGAGTACGGTTCTCGTCGACGTCGAGACCGGCAAGGCCGTCTTCCGCGACGGACCGAGCACGCGGCGCTTCTCGCCCTGCTCGACCTTCAAGTTCCCGCTCGCCGTGATGGGCTTCGATTCCGGCGTGCTGGTCGACCCGCACAACCCGCTCTGGGACTACCGGCCGGAATTCCAGACCACGATGGAGCTGCAGAAGAAGGCGACCGATCCGACGATCTGGCTCAAGGATTCGATCGTCTGGTACTCGCAAGAGATCACCCGCAAGCTCGGCGAGGCGCGCTTTCGCGACTACGTCACGCGCTTCGACTACGGCAATGAGGATATCTCCGGCAATCCCGGCAAGAAGGACGGCCTGACCCAGTCCTGGCTGATGTCGTCGCTGCAGATCTCGCCCGACGAGCAGGTCGCTTTCGTCAGGCGGTTCCTCGATCGCAAGCTCGCGGTCTCGGACCACGCCTATGACGCGACGCTGGCGAGCCTGGCGCAATATCCGGCGGAGGGCGGCTGGAACCTGCATGGCAAGACGGGAAGCGGCTTTCTCCGCACGTCCAAGGGCGCGCTCGACCACAGCAAGCCGATCGGCTGGTTCGTCGGCTGGGGCGAGAAGGGCGGCCGGCGTATCGCCTTCGCCCGCTTCAACCTCGGCAACGAGCGCTCGAAGACCTATGGCGGCATGATCGCCCGCGCCGCGATGCTGAAGGATTTTGCCAGCCTCGCCGCCGGCTGA
- a CDS encoding ABC transporter ATP-binding protein, producing the protein MLRRFFSYYARYKRLFFLDFGCAVLAGLLELGFPLAVKVFVDRLLPSQNWGWIAGVAALLLVIYVLNTGLMAIVNYWGHALGISIETDMRREAFDHIQKLSFRYFDNNKTGHLITHVTKDLEEVGEVAHHGPEDVFIAVMTFVGAFVLMFLVHWKLALITTAIIPVITWLVSRYGARMTENWRRLFRQVGDFNTRVGESVGGIRVVKAFANEDHERALFAENNESYKTTKLSAYAYMTASLAMSYFSTRFVQLVVMIAGTYFVIRGELSNGGFVGFLLLVNVFFRPIDKITSVLESYPKGIAGFKRFVSLLDTAPDIADRPGAIAVDHLKGDIVYRDVDFGYNEHGKVLQGLDLTIRAGETVAFVGPSGAGKTTICSLLPRFYEVDSGAITIDGIDIRDMTQASLRAQIGIVAQDVFLFGGTIRDNIAYGRLDATDEEIIEALRRSALDQFVLSLPDGLDTLTGERGVKLSGGQKQRLAIARIFLKNPPILILDEATSALDTATEFAIQQSLAELSQGRTTLVVAHRLATIRNADRIVVVGTDGIVEQGTHAELLARQGVYARLHETQFGAAPQPAPPEPGSPRPQAMAI; encoded by the coding sequence ATGCTGCGCCGCTTCTTTTCCTATTACGCCCGCTACAAGCGGCTGTTCTTCCTGGATTTCGGCTGCGCGGTTCTCGCCGGATTGCTGGAGCTCGGCTTCCCCCTCGCCGTGAAGGTGTTCGTCGACCGGCTGCTGCCGAGCCAGAACTGGGGCTGGATCGCCGGCGTCGCGGCGCTGCTCCTGGTGATCTACGTCCTCAACACGGGCCTGATGGCGATCGTCAACTATTGGGGGCATGCGCTCGGCATCAGCATCGAGACGGACATGCGCCGCGAGGCGTTCGACCACATCCAGAAGCTCAGCTTCCGCTATTTCGACAACAACAAGACCGGCCACCTGATCACGCATGTGACCAAGGACCTGGAAGAGGTCGGCGAGGTCGCGCATCACGGGCCGGAAGACGTCTTCATCGCCGTCATGACCTTCGTCGGCGCCTTCGTCCTGATGTTCCTGGTGCACTGGAAGCTGGCGCTGATCACCACGGCGATCATCCCGGTCATCACCTGGCTGGTCAGCCGCTACGGCGCCAGGATGACGGAGAACTGGCGCCGGCTGTTCCGCCAGGTCGGCGACTTCAACACCCGCGTCGGCGAGAGCGTCGGCGGCATCCGCGTGGTCAAGGCCTTCGCCAACGAGGACCATGAGCGCGCCCTGTTTGCCGAGAACAACGAGAGCTACAAGACCACCAAGCTCAGCGCCTATGCCTACATGACGGCGAGCCTGGCGATGTCCTATTTCAGCACGCGCTTCGTGCAGCTCGTGGTGATGATCGCCGGCACCTATTTCGTCATCCGCGGCGAACTGAGCAATGGCGGCTTCGTCGGCTTCCTGCTGCTCGTCAACGTGTTCTTCCGGCCGATCGACAAGATCACCTCGGTGCTGGAGAGCTATCCGAAGGGCATCGCCGGCTTCAAGCGCTTCGTCTCGCTGCTCGATACCGCGCCCGACATCGCCGACCGGCCCGGCGCCATCGCCGTCGACCATCTCAAGGGCGACATCGTCTATCGCGACGTCGACTTCGGCTACAACGAGCACGGCAAGGTGCTGCAGGGGCTGGACCTCACGATCCGCGCCGGCGAGACGGTCGCCTTCGTCGGTCCGTCCGGCGCCGGCAAGACGACGATCTGCTCGCTGCTGCCCCGCTTCTACGAGGTCGATAGCGGCGCGATCACCATCGACGGCATCGACATCCGCGACATGACGCAGGCGTCGCTGCGGGCCCAGATCGGCATCGTGGCGCAGGACGTGTTCCTGTTCGGCGGCACCATTCGCGACAACATCGCCTATGGCCGGCTCGACGCCACCGATGAGGAGATCATCGAGGCGCTGCGCCGCTCGGCGCTGGACCAGTTCGTGCTGTCGCTGCCGGACGGGCTCGACACGCTGACCGGCGAGCGCGGCGTCAAGCTCTCCGGCGGCCAGAAGCAGCGGCTGGCGATCGCCCGCATCTTCCTGAAGAACCCGCCGATCCTGATCCTCGACGAGGCGACCTCGGCGCTCGATACCGCGACCGAATTCGCGATCCAGCAATCGCTGGCGGAGCTGTCTCAAGGACGCACGACGCTGGTCGTCGCGCACCGGCTGGCGACGATCCGCAATGCCGACCGCATCGTGGTGGTCGGCACCGACGGCATCGTCGAGCAGGGCACGCATGCCGAACTGCTGGCGCGCCAAGGCGTCTATGCCCGTCTGCACGAGACGCAGTTCGGCGCGGCGCCGCAACCGGCGCCGCCGGAACCCGGCTCGCCCCGGCCTCAGGCCATGGCGATATAG
- a CDS encoding iron-sulfur cluster assembly scaffold protein: MIDDIYNARILEFAGNIPRLGRLERPDASATAHSKLCGSTVTVHLAMQGDVVTDFSHEVRACALGQATSSIMARHIVGAGAPELRALRATMLAMLKENGPPPEGRFADLRFLEPVREYRARHASTMLTFDAVVDAIGQIEAQRAKGSLVAG; this comes from the coding sequence ATGATCGATGACATCTACAACGCCCGGATTCTCGAATTCGCCGGCAACATCCCCCGCCTCGGTCGGCTCGAGCGGCCGGATGCGAGCGCGACCGCGCATTCGAAGCTCTGCGGCTCGACCGTCACCGTGCATCTGGCGATGCAGGGCGACGTCGTCACCGATTTTTCGCATGAGGTGCGGGCCTGCGCGCTCGGCCAAGCGACGTCCTCGATCATGGCGCGGCACATCGTCGGCGCCGGGGCGCCGGAGCTCAGGGCGCTGCGCGCGACGATGCTCGCCATGCTGAAGGAGAACGGCCCGCCGCCGGAGGGACGCTTCGCGGATCTCAGGTTCCTGGAGCCGGTCCGGGAGTACCGGGCCCGCCATGCCTCGACCATGCTGACTTTCGACGCCGTGGTCGATGCGATCGGCCAGATCGAGGCGCAGCGCGCGAAGGGCTCTCTGGTCGCCGGATGA
- the thrS gene encoding threonine--tRNA ligase has translation MINLTFPDGSVRQFEAGVTGKAIAEGISKSLAKKSVAMTLDGVLSDLSDPINRDAKLEIVTREDPRALELIRHDAAHVMAEAVQELFPGTQCTIGPVIENGFFYDFARNEPFTTEDLPKIEQKMREIIARNAHFTKEVWSRDKAKQVFADRGEAYKVELVDAIPEGQDLKIYFQGDWFDLCRGPHMASTGQIGSAFKLTKVAGAYWRGDSNNPMLTRIYGTAWHDQVQLDAYLHMLEEAEKRDHRKLGREMDLFHFQEEGPGVVFWHAKGWSMFQELIAYMRRRLRPLGYQEVNAPQLLDKSLWETSGHWGWYKENMFAAQSAGDDTEDERVFAIKPMNCPGHVQIFKHGLKSYRDLPLRLAEFGNVHRYEPSGALHGLMRVRGFTQDDAHIFCTEEQLAEECLKINELILSTYADFGFEEIVVKLSTRPEKRVGSDENWDHAEEVMTRVLKTIEEQSGGKIKTGILEGEGAFYGPKFEYTLRDAIGREWQCGTTQVDFNLPERFGAFYVDSDGEKKTPVMVHRAICGSMERFLGILIENFAGHFPLWFAPQQVVVTTITSEADDYAEEVLAKLRKAGLRAEIDLRNEKINYKVREHSVAKVPVILVCGKREAEERTVNIRRLGSRDQVSATLDQAIAELVAEATPPDIVRANLAG, from the coding sequence ATGATCAATCTGACTTTCCCCGATGGTTCCGTTCGCCAGTTCGAAGCCGGTGTGACCGGCAAGGCGATCGCCGAGGGTATTTCCAAGTCGCTCGCCAAGAAGTCCGTCGCCATGACCCTGGACGGCGTGCTTTCCGACCTTTCCGACCCGATCAACCGGGATGCGAAGCTCGAGATCGTGACGCGCGAGGATCCGCGCGCGCTCGAGCTGATCCGTCATGACGCGGCGCATGTGATGGCCGAGGCCGTGCAGGAGCTGTTCCCCGGCACCCAGTGCACCATCGGCCCGGTGATCGAGAACGGCTTCTTCTACGATTTCGCCCGCAACGAGCCGTTCACGACCGAGGACCTGCCGAAGATCGAGCAGAAGATGCGCGAGATCATCGCTCGCAATGCTCACTTCACCAAGGAGGTCTGGTCGCGCGACAAGGCCAAGCAGGTCTTCGCCGACCGGGGCGAGGCCTACAAGGTCGAGTTGGTCGACGCCATCCCCGAAGGCCAGGACCTGAAGATCTACTTCCAGGGCGACTGGTTCGACCTCTGCCGCGGCCCGCACATGGCCTCGACCGGCCAGATCGGCTCCGCCTTCAAGCTGACCAAGGTGGCGGGCGCCTATTGGCGCGGCGACAGCAACAACCCGATGCTCACCCGCATCTACGGCACGGCCTGGCATGACCAGGTCCAGCTCGACGCCTATCTCCACATGCTGGAGGAGGCGGAGAAGCGCGACCACCGCAAGCTCGGCCGCGAGATGGACCTGTTCCATTTCCAGGAGGAGGGGCCTGGCGTCGTCTTCTGGCACGCCAAGGGCTGGTCGATGTTCCAGGAGCTGATCGCCTATATGCGCCGGCGCCTGCGTCCGCTTGGTTACCAGGAGGTTAACGCGCCGCAGCTGCTCGACAAGTCGCTGTGGGAGACCTCGGGTCACTGGGGCTGGTACAAGGAGAACATGTTCGCGGCGCAGTCGGCCGGCGATGATACCGAGGACGAGCGCGTCTTCGCGATCAAGCCGATGAACTGCCCCGGCCATGTGCAGATCTTCAAGCACGGCCTGAAGTCCTACCGCGATCTGCCGCTGCGGCTTGCCGAATTCGGCAATGTCCATCGCTACGAGCCTTCGGGCGCGCTGCATGGGCTGATGCGCGTGCGCGGCTTCACGCAGGACGACGCCCACATCTTCTGCACCGAAGAGCAGCTGGCGGAAGAATGCTTGAAGATCAACGAGTTGATCCTCTCGACCTATGCCGATTTCGGCTTCGAGGAGATCGTCGTCAAGCTCTCGACCCGCCCGGAAAAGCGCGTCGGTTCGGACGAGAACTGGGACCATGCCGAAGAGGTCATGACCCGGGTCCTGAAGACGATCGAGGAACAGTCCGGCGGCAAGATCAAGACCGGCATCCTCGAAGGCGAGGGCGCGTTCTACGGTCCGAAGTTCGAGTACACGCTGCGCGATGCGATCGGCCGTGAATGGCAGTGCGGCACGACGCAGGTCGACTTCAACCTGCCGGAACGCTTCGGCGCCTTCTACGTCGATTCAGACGGCGAGAAGAAGACGCCGGTGATGGTCCATCGCGCCATCTGTGGTTCGATGGAGCGGTTCCTGGGCATTCTGATCGAGAACTTCGCCGGTCACTTCCCGCTCTGGTTCGCGCCGCAGCAGGTCGTCGTCACGACGATTACTTCGGAAGCCGATGACTATGCCGAGGAAGTCCTGGCCAAGCTCAGGAAGGCCGGGCTCCGCGCCGAGATCGATCTTCGCAACGAGAAGATCAACTACAAGGTGCGCGAGCATTCGGTCGCCAAGGTGCCGGTCATCCTAGTCTGCGGCAAGCGCGAGGCGGAGGAGCGGACGGTGAACATCCGCCGTCTCGGTTCGCGCGACCAGGTCTCGGCGACGCTCGACCAGGCGATCGCCGAGCTGGTGGCGGAAGCAACGCCGCCGGACATCGTGCGCGCCAATCTGGCCGGCTGA
- the hisI gene encoding phosphoribosyl-AMP cyclohydrolase translates to MTTTTPDTAPPRFAAPGSHAEVEEGTTLMPRFGADGLIAAVVTDFETGDVVMLAWMNAEALAKTIETGEGWYWSRSRQELWHKGATSGHAQTVKEMRVDCDQDAILIKVATAGTGANCHTGRKGCFYRTVPVGHKVSPTLALDFTGDVPLFDPKKVYGG, encoded by the coding sequence ATGACCACGACCACGCCCGATACCGCCCCGCCCCGTTTCGCCGCCCCGGGCTCGCATGCCGAGGTCGAGGAAGGCACGACGCTGATGCCGCGCTTCGGCGCCGACGGCCTGATCGCGGCGGTCGTCACCGATTTCGAGACGGGCGACGTCGTCATGCTGGCCTGGATGAACGCCGAGGCGCTGGCGAAGACGATCGAGACCGGCGAAGGCTGGTACTGGAGCCGTTCGCGCCAGGAGCTCTGGCACAAGGGCGCGACCAGCGGCCATGCCCAGACCGTCAAGGAGATGCGGGTCGACTGCGACCAGGACGCGATCCTGATCAAGGTCGCGACCGCCGGCACCGGCGCCAACTGCCACACCGGCCGCAAGGGCTGCTTCTACCGGACGGTTCCGGTCGGCCACAAGGTCAGCCCGACGCTTGCGCTCGACTTCACCGGCGACGTGCCGCTGTTCGACCCGAAAAAGGTCTATGGCGGCTGA
- a CDS encoding rhomboid family intramembrane serine protease, with amino-acid sequence MSPRSERAAREPVFNLPAVIVASLAVLAIVHIVRVYVLTEAQASWFIAAFAFIPIRITGPDIPGFYWPGGLAGDVWTFFSYAFLHGDWMHYAVNGLWLAAFGTPLARRFGSVRFLIFSLLGAAAGAAAHMLLYPAGTSPLIGASAAISAQMAASARFAFSAGGRLGGGIARSDADFRPALSIVEMFRDRRIVAFLGVWFVFNLLFGLFFTPPGVTTSSIAWEAHLGGFVFGLLAFPWFDPVGRARRA; translated from the coding sequence ATGAGCCCCAGAAGCGAACGCGCGGCGCGCGAGCCGGTTTTCAATCTGCCCGCGGTCATCGTCGCCTCGCTGGCGGTGCTCGCGATCGTGCACATCGTCCGCGTCTATGTGCTGACGGAAGCGCAGGCGAGCTGGTTCATCGCCGCCTTCGCCTTCATCCCGATTCGCATCACCGGGCCCGACATTCCGGGCTTCTACTGGCCCGGCGGGCTTGCCGGCGACGTCTGGACCTTCTTCAGCTACGCCTTTCTGCATGGCGACTGGATGCACTACGCCGTCAACGGCCTGTGGCTGGCGGCGTTCGGCACGCCGCTGGCGCGCCGGTTCGGCAGCGTGCGCTTCCTGATCTTCTCGCTGCTGGGGGCGGCGGCCGGCGCGGCGGCGCATATGCTGCTCTATCCCGCCGGCACCTCGCCGCTGATCGGAGCGTCGGCGGCGATCTCGGCGCAGATGGCGGCGTCGGCCCGCTTTGCCTTTTCCGCCGGCGGCCGGCTCGGCGGCGGCATCGCCCGCAGCGACGCCGATTTCCGCCCCGCGCTTTCGATCGTCGAGATGTTCCGCGACCGGCGCATTGTCGCCTTCCTCGGCGTCTGGTTCGTCTTCAACCTGCTGTTCGGCCTGTTCTTCACGCCGCCCGGCGTGACGACCAGCTCGATCGCCTGGGAGGCGCATCTCGGCGGCTTCGTGTTCGGCCTGCTGGCCTTTCCCTGGTTCGATCCCGTAGGCAGGGCGCGCCGGGCATAG